A window of Rhodospirillaceae bacterium contains these coding sequences:
- the htpX gene encoding zinc metalloprotease HtpX: protein MNYARAALLLSVLTALFMALGYMVAGQQGMMIALIAALVMNGSAYWFSDRIVLRMQRAELLDSRDAPELYQKISQLAAKAGIPTPKIYLVHSQQPNAFATGRNPQNAAVAVTTGLLEYLKPEEITGVLAHELTHIRHRDTLIMTIAATIAGAIGLITQFAFLFGSQRRNNQSSSNPIGMVGGLLLLILAPLAAMLIQMAISRSREYQADAGGAEISGNPLALAAALEKIHRLADVKENPYAQANPATAHLYIINPLHAGNMAEWFSTHPPIEKRIERLQQMASRFSPTRQEIFSKGPWG, encoded by the coding sequence ATGAATTATGCTAGGGCGGCCTTGCTTTTGTCAGTGTTAACGGCGCTTTTTATGGCCCTGGGCTATATGGTGGCTGGCCAACAGGGAATGATGATTGCCTTGATTGCGGCCTTGGTTATGAACGGCAGCGCTTATTGGTTTTCTGACCGGATCGTTTTGCGTATGCAACGGGCAGAGCTTTTGGATTCACGTGACGCACCTGAATTATACCAAAAAATTTCCCAATTGGCCGCTAAAGCTGGTATTCCTACCCCGAAAATATATTTGGTTCATAGCCAACAACCGAACGCTTTTGCCACTGGCCGCAATCCACAAAACGCGGCTGTAGCCGTTACCACGGGTTTACTTGAATATTTAAAACCGGAGGAAATCACAGGTGTTTTAGCCCACGAACTGACGCATATCCGGCACCGTGATACCTTGATTATGACAATTGCTGCAACCATTGCGGGGGCTATTGGCTTGATTACTCAATTTGCCTTTTTATTTGGTTCGCAGCGCCGGAATAACCAATCATCATCCAATCCAATCGGAATGGTTGGCGGCTTGTTATTGCTTATCCTGGCCCCCTTGGCTGCTATGCTGATACAAATGGCGATTAGCCGTTCCCGTGAATACCAGGCGGATGCGGGGGGTGCCGAAATCTCCGGTAATCCCCTAGCGTTGGCTGCAGCTTTAGAAAAAATTCATCGGCTGGCAGATGTGAAAGAAAACCCCTATGCCCAGGCTAATCCTGCAACCGCCCATTTATACATTATCAATCCTTTGCACGCTGGCAACATGGCAGAATGGTTTTCAACCCACCCGCCGATTGAAAAAAGGATTGAGCGTTTACAGCAAATGGCCAGCCGATTTTCACCCACTCGCCAAGAAATTTTTTCCAAAGGCCCTTGGGGATGA
- a CDS encoding DUF1674 domain-containing protein, which produces MNDLPLTHPQHIVPDPSPTSPPKTGKQSIRAETGGPTGPEPTRYGDWEKKGRCYDF; this is translated from the coding sequence ATGAATGACCTCCCCCTTACCCACCCCCAACATATCGTTCCTGATCCCTCACCCACCAGCCCACCCAAGACGGGAAAGCAATCAATTCGGGCAGAAACCGGCGGCCCCACAGGACCGGAGCCAACCCGCTATGGCGATTGGGAGAAAAAAGGGCGTTGTTATGATTTCTAA
- a CDS encoding serine hydrolase yields the protein MPFYQQTPSSTKAKEKLAGWLMSEYQLAEREFSFTWIQMKEGSSPIGAAHLGDLTLYPASVVKLFYMVAAFAWIESGEVSNTPELQKALSAMIKESSNDATSYIVDLLTNTGSGAEMKAVSFETWLVKRRLVHEYFQRFKWEELERVVITQKTWEDRPYGREHMSRLIPNNRNLLTTHAVARLLMAIQQKTILKTSASCDSMMQLMHRPLSYPLYGFEPSSQRKGFLGEGLLPDCQLWSKAGWTSNCRHDAAIIQQGKDIIFFVIFLSKPKLAKDEEILPKTARHILENKF from the coding sequence ATGCCATTTTATCAACAAACGCCATCCAGTACCAAAGCCAAAGAAAAATTAGCGGGTTGGTTGATGTCTGAATATCAGTTAGCTGAAAGGGAATTTTCTTTCACCTGGATCCAGATGAAGGAAGGAAGTAGCCCAATTGGTGCCGCGCATTTGGGGGATTTAACACTTTATCCGGCCAGTGTGGTCAAGTTATTTTACATGGTGGCCGCTTTCGCTTGGATCGAGTCAGGGGAGGTTAGTAATACCCCCGAATTGCAAAAAGCTTTATCCGCCATGATTAAAGAATCAAGCAATGATGCCACCAGTTATATCGTTGACCTTTTAACGAATACCGGCAGCGGTGCTGAAATGAAAGCGGTGTCTTTTGAAACCTGGCTGGTCAAAAGGCGATTGGTTCATGAGTATTTCCAGCGTTTTAAATGGGAAGAATTGGAGCGGGTGGTCATTACCCAAAAAACATGGGAAGACAGGCCCTATGGCCGGGAACATATGTCCAGGCTGATCCCGAATAACCGTAATTTATTGACCACCCATGCGGTGGCCAGGTTACTGATGGCAATCCAGCAAAAAACCATTTTGAAGACCAGCGCCAGTTGTGATTCCATGATGCAGTTGATGCACCGGCCTTTATCTTACCCATTATACGGTTTTGAGCCATCAAGCCAACGCAAAGGCTTTTTGGGGGAAGGGTTGCTGCCTGATTGTCAATTGTGGTCAAAAGCTGGCTGGACCAGTAATTGCCGCCACGATGCAGCGATTATCCAGCAAGGAAAAGATATCATCTTTTTTGTTATTTTCTTAAGCAAACCGAAACTTGCAAAGGACGAAGAGATATTGCCAAAGACAGCACGCCATATTTTAGAGAATAAGTTCTAA
- a CDS encoding peptide ABC transporter substrate-binding protein, translating into MKKNLSGFTLPFLLAASIFTAFAANAQQVLYRGNGAEPETLDPQQSTGVSEANIETDLFEGLVTYGPKSETVPGVAERWAVSADGLVYTFYLRSDAKWSNGDPVTAKDFVYSLTRLVNPATAAENAWVLDPILNAEQIRKGEEKDLSKLGVKALDARILQITLKTSTPYFLSLMKHHATLPVHQATIEKFGDKWTRPGNSVSNGAYSISEWIPQSRIVLKKNPNFHDANAVKINTVYYYPTESQVEEFKRFQVGELHITYDIPTDQIDFVKKNLAQELHISPYFGTYYYAINLTKAPLGEQVKLRQALSLAIDREVITDKIWKSGQIPAYGWVPPGIPGYGQQQLNEAKMTQAEREALAKILYAEAGYGPQNPLKVEILYNTSESHKLTAVAVQYMWKQVLGVETTITNQEWKVYLDSREQKNYQVARAGWIGVYLDAQAFLGMHKSDAGSTNQLGYHNEAYDQLLNTAAITQNANKRQNLLEQAEKIFLDDHAIIPIYHYVTKALVKKNVSGFEDNLLGFHLTRYLSLKN; encoded by the coding sequence ATGAAAAAGAATTTGAGTGGTTTTACCCTGCCCTTCCTGTTGGCAGCAAGTATTTTTACGGCTTTTGCGGCAAACGCCCAGCAAGTTTTATATCGTGGCAACGGCGCGGAACCCGAAACACTGGATCCGCAACAATCAACCGGGGTGAGCGAAGCCAATATTGAAACCGATTTATTTGAAGGGTTGGTGACCTATGGCCCTAAATCAGAGACTGTCCCTGGTGTTGCCGAACGTTGGGCAGTCAGTGCCGATGGGCTTGTCTATACCTTTTATCTACGCAGTGATGCCAAGTGGTCCAACGGTGATCCTGTAACAGCCAAGGATTTTGTGTATTCCCTGACCAGGCTGGTCAACCCTGCCACCGCCGCAGAAAACGCCTGGGTTTTAGACCCCATTTTGAATGCCGAACAAATTCGCAAGGGGGAAGAAAAAGATTTGAGCAAATTAGGGGTCAAAGCACTGGATGCACGCATTTTGCAAATTACCCTGAAAACTTCCACCCCTTATTTCTTGTCGTTGATGAAACACCATGCCACCTTACCGGTACATCAGGCAACCATTGAGAAATTCGGCGATAAATGGACACGCCCCGGCAACTCCGTTTCCAATGGCGCCTATAGTATTTCCGAATGGATCCCACAATCCCGAATTGTCCTGAAAAAAAACCCGAATTTCCATGACGCCAATGCGGTCAAAATTAATACCGTTTATTATTATCCTACCGAAAGCCAAGTTGAAGAATTCAAACGTTTTCAAGTGGGTGAATTGCACATCACCTATGATATTCCTACCGACCAGATTGATTTTGTGAAGAAGAACCTGGCCCAGGAATTGCATATTTCCCCCTATTTCGGCACCTATTATTATGCGATCAATCTGACAAAAGCCCCCCTTGGGGAACAGGTTAAATTACGCCAGGCCCTATCCTTAGCCATCGACCGTGAAGTCATCACGGACAAAATATGGAAATCTGGGCAAATTCCAGCTTATGGTTGGGTACCGCCCGGGATCCCTGGTTACGGGCAACAACAGTTGAATGAAGCCAAAATGACTCAAGCGGAGCGTGAGGCATTGGCCAAAATATTATATGCGGAAGCTGGCTACGGCCCGCAAAATCCCTTAAAAGTTGAAATCCTTTATAATACCAGTGAATCCCACAAATTGACGGCCGTTGCCGTCCAATATATGTGGAAACAGGTATTGGGGGTTGAAACCACCATCACCAATCAAGAATGGAAAGTCTATCTGGACAGCCGCGAACAAAAAAATTACCAGGTGGCCAGGGCCGGTTGGATTGGCGTATATTTGGATGCCCAAGCCTTTCTGGGCATGCATAAATCAGATGCCGGTTCCACGAACCAACTTGGCTATCATAATGAAGCATATGATCAACTTTTAAATACCGCCGCCATTACACAAAATGCCAACAAGCGGCAAAATCTCCTGGAACAGGCCGAGAAAATTTTTCTGGATGACCACGCCATTATCCCTATTTATCATTATGTGACGAAGGCCTTGGTCAAAAAAAATGTCAGCGGCTTTGAAGATAATCTATTGGGTTTCCATTTAACCCGTTATCTATCTTTAAAAAATTAA
- a CDS encoding ABC transporter permease subunit — translation MNETLPTTSIETPIIAEATVKGRGLWGNAWRRLRKNYAALFSLILLSFIVLLTLLAPYLSPYEYDAVDYDNFSTAPSFENAHYFGTERNGRDLFVRTLYGGRVSLSVGIVATFVSLVIGVLWGAIAGFVGGRVDNIMMRFVDILYAMPFMFFIIMLTVAFGRDILLIYVAIGAITWLDMARIVRGQALSLRRKEFVEAAVAGGVSTFNIIRRHIIPNLLGPVAIYCTLTIPSVILVESFVSFLGLGVQEPETSWGLLISEGVQTMDTAWWSLVFPSVFLAATLFCFNFIGDGLRDALDPKDR, via the coding sequence ATGAATGAAACTTTACCAACTACCTCCATTGAGACCCCCATCATTGCCGAAGCGACCGTAAAAGGCCGAGGTTTGTGGGGAAATGCGTGGCGCCGCCTGCGGAAAAACTATGCTGCCCTGTTTAGCCTTATTCTTCTTAGTTTTATTGTTTTACTAACCTTATTGGCGCCTTATTTAAGCCCCTATGAATATGATGCGGTTGATTACGATAATTTTTCTACCGCACCTTCCTTTGAAAACGCGCATTATTTTGGCACCGAGCGTAATGGCCGCGATTTATTTGTTCGCACTTTATATGGTGGTCGTGTTTCCTTATCGGTTGGGATAGTTGCCACCTTCGTCAGTTTGGTGATCGGGGTATTATGGGGTGCTATTGCAGGATTTGTTGGTGGGCGGGTTGACAACATCATGATGCGTTTTGTCGATATCTTATACGCCATGCCTTTTATGTTTTTTATCATTATGCTGACCGTGGCTTTTGGGCGAGATATTTTATTAATCTATGTGGCTATTGGTGCCATCACCTGGCTGGATATGGCTCGCATTGTGCGCGGCCAAGCGCTTAGTTTGCGACGGAAGGAATTTGTGGAAGCGGCGGTTGCTGGCGGTGTTTCAACCTTCAATATTATCCGCCGCCATATCATTCCGAATTTATTAGGGCCGGTTGCGATTTATTGTACCTTGACCATCCCTTCTGTAATTTTGGTTGAATCTTTCGTTAGTTTTTTAGGGCTCGGGGTACAAGAACCTGAGACCAGTTGGGGACTTTTAATTAGCGAAGGGGTGCAAACCATGGATACGGCTTGGTGGTCTTTGGTTTTCCCATCGGTTTTCCTGGCCGCTACCCTTTTCTGTTTTAATTTTATTGGCGATGGGCTACGCGATGCCCTTGACCCCAAAGACCGGTAG